From Myxococcus xanthus, a single genomic window includes:
- a CDS encoding imm11 family protein produces MDYWVLKAESADGAIIDALPEGSPTNWKFSRGEPLARQFPAGGKVSFSDHFPDRRKLYDFVRNTVGVLLVSSRVKQVLEDLQVDNAEFLPVAMCDHQWSPVAEGYGILNVLGSQDVIDLEKSDCDIDPITKKEVTRVGNLVLNQGKIDPKADIFRARNMMELILISDRTKQAFEQAGLTGFRAHPAEGFDDMFA; encoded by the coding sequence ATGGACTATTGGGTTCTCAAAGCCGAGTCGGCGGATGGTGCAATCATTGATGCACTGCCCGAGGGTAGCCCTACCAACTGGAAGTTCAGTCGGGGGGAGCCGCTCGCGCGACAGTTCCCAGCCGGAGGGAAGGTGTCGTTTTCGGACCACTTCCCGGACCGACGCAAGCTCTATGACTTCGTGCGAAACACCGTGGGTGTCTTGCTGGTGTCATCACGTGTGAAACAGGTGCTGGAGGACTTGCAAGTCGATAATGCGGAGTTCCTTCCGGTTGCCATGTGTGATCATCAGTGGAGTCCAGTTGCCGAGGGGTACGGAATCCTCAATGTGTTGGGCTCTCAGGACGTCATTGACTTGGAAAAGTCAGATTGTGACATTGACCCAATAACGAAGAAGGAAGTGACCCGGGTCGGCAACCTTGTCTTGAATCAAGGGAAGATCGACCCCAAGGCCGATATCTTCCGCGCCCGGAACATGATGGAGCTCATCCTGATTTCGGACCGGACCAAGCAGGCCTTCGAACAGGCGGGGCTGACGGGCTTCAGGGCCCATCCCGCCGAAGGCTTCGACGACATGTTCGCCTGA
- a CDS encoding imm11 family protein, producing MANYWVLRAESADGAIIDALPKDSPTNWKFSTGEPLARSFPAGGKVSFSDHFPDRRKLYDFVRNTIGVVLASSRVRHVLESLKVENAEFLPVTMCDHQWGPVADGYGILNVLGSQDAIDMEKSTYDISALSREISHVSNLVLTVGKIEPQADIFRARNMMELILISDRAKNAFEQAGLTGFKLHPAEGFDDMFA from the coding sequence ATGGCTAATTACTGGGTGTTGCGGGCGGAGTCTGCAGATGGGGCTATCATTGATGCTTTGCCCAAGGACAGTCCGACCAATTGGAAGTTCAGTACGGGCGAGCCTCTTGCGCGGAGTTTCCCTGCAGGGGGGAAGGTGTCGTTCTCGGACCACTTCCCGGACCGGCGTAAACTCTATGATTTCGTGCGAAATACCATTGGTGTCGTACTCGCGTCGTCGCGAGTGAGACATGTTTTGGAGAGCTTGAAGGTCGAAAATGCAGAATTTCTTCCCGTTACCATGTGTGATCACCAGTGGGGTCCGGTGGCTGATGGTTATGGCATCCTGAATGTTCTGGGCTCCCAAGATGCGATCGATATGGAAAAGTCGACCTATGACATCAGTGCTCTCTCTCGTGAAATTAGTCATGTCAGTAACCTGGTGCTGACGGTAGGGAAAATTGAGCCGCAGGCCGACATCTTCCGAGCCCGCAACATGATGGAGCTCATCCTCATCTCGGACCGGGCCAAGAATGCCTTCGAACAGGCTGGCTTGACGGGCTTCAAGCTCCATCCCGCTGAAGGCTTCGACGACATGTTCGCTTGA
- a CDS encoding AHH domain-containing protein, with amino-acid sequence MTTGDARHNPNTEMARRLNGIYKRNLARKESARAAAKEEAKKSKPKKKAEPAPDGHLDPNAPLNGVLAKGDNYARRGYTYLKAQDGRGVYRNFDHVHLSEVRDMVKERAEFPGGPKENFNPTYTQQYPYAWEAHHMLPGSAFYYMMKDGKPAFTYKQIRLLLMSEYNINHGHNIINLPAEDWAVPVHSLICHPSDHESYTMRVMDEMRKVANDLQKLIDSGKPHGNLPELIFEELKKLENRFWIFIVKLSGKLVEAKVAGVRYVGPGSEHVRYANKDGGTHYEWGSLW; translated from the coding sequence ATGACAACCGGTGACGCCCGGCACAATCCCAATACGGAAATGGCCCGCAGGCTCAATGGCATCTACAAGCGCAACCTGGCTCGGAAGGAATCTGCCCGGGCCGCGGCCAAGGAGGAGGCGAAGAAGAGCAAGCCGAAGAAGAAGGCGGAGCCCGCTCCTGACGGACATCTGGACCCCAACGCGCCGTTGAATGGGGTGCTGGCCAAGGGCGATAACTATGCCCGCCGCGGCTACACCTACCTCAAGGCCCAGGACGGCCGGGGGGTGTACCGCAACTTCGACCATGTGCACCTGAGCGAAGTCCGGGACATGGTGAAGGAGCGGGCGGAGTTTCCAGGGGGGCCGAAGGAGAACTTCAACCCCACGTACACCCAGCAGTATCCGTACGCCTGGGAAGCTCACCACATGCTGCCGGGCTCGGCCTTCTATTACATGATGAAGGACGGCAAGCCGGCCTTCACGTACAAGCAGATTCGGCTGTTGCTGATGTCCGAGTACAACATCAACCACGGGCACAACATCATCAATCTTCCCGCCGAGGACTGGGCCGTCCCGGTCCATTCCCTCATCTGCCATCCGAGCGACCACGAGTCCTACACGATGCGGGTCATGGATGAGATGCGGAAGGTGGCCAACGATTTACAGAAGCTGATTGATAGTGGGAAACCGCACGGAAATTTGCCAGAACTCATCTTTGAAGAGCTCAAAAAGCTGGAGAATCGGTTCTGGATATTTATTGTCAAACTCAGCGGAAAGCTCGTTGAAGCAAAAGTCGCTGGTGTCCGATATGTCGGCCCTGGTTCAGAGCACGTTAGGTACGCCAATAAAGATGGCGGAACGCACTATGAGTGGGGCAGCCTTTGGTAG
- a CDS encoding TIGR02270 family protein has product MNPLPRHLSLPISWEMLASHLDEAGFLWRQWKRALVAPDHVVDDVAGVEARLLAHVDALVLAGRKAATRLLVPALAEADEPGRVECAALGLLLQEDALDGAVRSVLEVLQAGEEGLCAGIQAALLCAGGRGLESWLRPMVDASPPPGGLATLLEILGAWRVDPGPALEASLTHEAAQVRAAAFRCLRSWPVRLSESTLELGLRSSSAEVSGAALEAGLLAGSRLAWWECRRQVLEGGPHRQRALRALAVAGGPDAQKLLLEGLGDAARGTETLRVVGLVGTVETARACLEAMREPPWARLAAESFSLVTGMEVPAVAPGVESGDEAAAVEFAPEADLPLPDVPRVEAWWAEHAPRFKPTVRYVRGRPLGQESLLDALREGSMYRRRSLWWAVALRTRGALGLGVGAWTRTQRAEEDAVRRLPPARFAQSLEGGLGAWGGA; this is encoded by the coding sequence ATGAACCCGTTGCCCCGGCACCTCTCGCTCCCCATCTCCTGGGAGATGCTGGCGTCACACCTCGACGAGGCGGGATTCCTGTGGCGGCAGTGGAAGCGTGCCCTTGTGGCGCCGGACCATGTCGTCGATGACGTCGCTGGGGTGGAGGCGCGACTTCTCGCCCATGTGGATGCGCTCGTGCTCGCGGGGCGCAAGGCCGCGACGAGGCTGCTCGTTCCCGCCCTGGCCGAAGCGGATGAGCCTGGGCGGGTGGAGTGCGCCGCGCTCGGGCTGCTGCTTCAGGAAGACGCCCTGGATGGGGCTGTGCGGAGTGTCCTCGAGGTGCTCCAGGCGGGGGAGGAGGGCCTGTGCGCGGGCATCCAGGCCGCGCTCCTCTGTGCTGGCGGACGGGGGCTGGAGTCATGGCTGCGGCCCATGGTCGACGCATCGCCTCCACCTGGAGGGCTCGCGACACTGCTGGAGATTTTGGGGGCGTGGCGAGTGGACCCTGGGCCGGCGCTGGAGGCGTCGCTCACGCATGAGGCCGCCCAGGTGCGGGCCGCCGCGTTTCGCTGCCTGCGCTCTTGGCCCGTCCGGTTGTCCGAATCCACGCTGGAATTGGGACTGCGCTCATCCTCCGCCGAGGTTTCTGGCGCTGCTCTGGAGGCAGGGCTGTTGGCGGGAAGTCGACTGGCGTGGTGGGAATGCCGCCGTCAGGTCCTGGAGGGCGGGCCGCACCGCCAGAGGGCCTTGCGAGCGCTGGCCGTGGCGGGTGGGCCGGACGCCCAGAAGTTGCTGTTGGAGGGGCTGGGAGACGCTGCCCGAGGGACGGAGACCTTGAGGGTGGTCGGCCTGGTGGGGACGGTCGAGACTGCTCGGGCCTGTCTGGAGGCGATGCGCGAGCCGCCATGGGCGCGCCTGGCGGCGGAGTCGTTCTCGCTGGTGACAGGCATGGAGGTTCCCGCGGTGGCTCCGGGCGTGGAGTCGGGCGACGAGGCGGCGGCCGTGGAGTTCGCGCCGGAAGCAGACCTCCCGCTGCCGGATGTGCCCCGTGTGGAGGCGTGGTGGGCCGAGCACGCCCCTCGGTTCAAGCCGACGGTGCGCTACGTGCGGGGACGGCCTTTGGGACAGGAGTCGTTGCTCGACGCGTTACGAGAAGGGTCGATGTATCGCCGCCGGTCGCTCTGGTGGGCTGTGGCCCTGCGGACCCGGGGCGCACTGGGGTTGGGCGTGGGCGCTTGGACACGGACCCAGCGCGCGGAAGAGGACGCCGTGAGGCGCCTGCCGCCAGCGCGTTTTGCCCAGTCGCTGGAGGGAGGCTTGGGCGCGTGGGGTGGGGCATGA
- a CDS encoding DUF6484 domain-containing protein produces the protein MASHEHDAGRPPSQVEEPILGNLIGRVVGRGRMGTVQVDFEGNHHGPLEARLAVAVDEATLLRAIEARQEAVLCFERGTPTCPIVLGLLQPRSETPLLDAMLEAPDVEHQDGEVAIVANGQRVPIEGLLDGATEELELRCGRSSLVLRRNGQILLRGEHVLVDAGQVLRLRGGKTQIN, from the coding sequence ATGGCCTCACACGAACATGACGCCGGGCGCCCACCTTCTCAGGTGGAGGAGCCCATCCTGGGAAACCTCATCGGCCGGGTCGTCGGACGGGGGCGAATGGGCACGGTGCAGGTGGACTTCGAGGGCAACCACCATGGGCCGCTGGAGGCCCGGCTCGCGGTCGCGGTGGATGAGGCCACGCTGCTTCGGGCGATAGAGGCGCGGCAGGAGGCGGTGCTCTGTTTCGAGCGGGGCACACCGACGTGCCCCATCGTGCTCGGTTTGCTCCAGCCGCGCAGTGAGACGCCCCTCCTGGATGCCATGCTCGAAGCACCTGATGTCGAGCACCAGGATGGAGAGGTCGCCATCGTCGCCAACGGCCAGCGAGTCCCCATCGAGGGGCTTCTGGACGGCGCGACCGAGGAGCTCGAGCTTCGCTGCGGCAGGTCCAGCCTGGTCCTGCGTCGCAATGGTCAGATTCTGCTTCGGGGTGAGCATGTGCTCGTCGACGCGGGCCAGGTGCTGCGCCTTCGTGGCGGCAAGACGCAGATCAACTAG
- a CDS encoding DUF4150 domain-containing protein, which translates to MANTVGVNKMSVVTKDSNGVSVAFPDVCKTPSPAGPIPLPYPNVARSADTAQGSKTVAVEGNPLCVKDSNFSTSTGDEAGTAGGGVVSGKTQGKAEFVNFSFDVQVEGKNVARALDLMLHNDKNTPPFPLMQPPVMAAGQGSGKCNCLVCEKEM; encoded by the coding sequence ATGGCCAATACGGTCGGTGTCAACAAGATGTCCGTGGTGACCAAGGACTCCAACGGCGTGTCCGTCGCATTTCCGGATGTCTGCAAGACGCCCAGTCCGGCGGGCCCCATTCCGCTGCCGTACCCGAACGTGGCGCGCTCCGCCGATACCGCCCAGGGCAGCAAGACGGTGGCGGTGGAGGGGAACCCCTTGTGCGTGAAGGACTCCAACTTCAGCACCAGCACGGGGGATGAGGCCGGAACGGCGGGGGGCGGAGTGGTCTCTGGCAAGACCCAGGGCAAGGCCGAGTTCGTCAACTTCTCCTTCGACGTCCAGGTCGAGGGAAAGAACGTGGCGAGGGCCCTCGACTTGATGCTGCACAACGACAAGAACACGCCTCCGTTCCCGCTGATGCAGCCACCGGTGATGGCGGCCGGCCAGGGCTCGGGCAAGTGCAACTGCCTGGTCTGCGAAAAAGAGATGTAG
- a CDS encoding pilus assembly protein N-terminal domain-containing protein: protein MSARMYVVGALLALLVPTLARAWPVDLVVPLEPGKERFHKLDTVDWVQVADASVADAELLPGSNELLLTGQKAGRTLLLLYAGGRFAVWRLTVGSPPPEDPAPRLAAARKACPDLNATSGAERSLSASVKDSACRLALLELLKTDSFVARELELTFELPVLQEQLTSLGEGLKPLGLEARYSGAGVVVSGAGSPEVHRKALWELFHRSVGRVPLDDQIQEVKPPEPTDAGVPDAVPPAVQAPREIPVEVLPPPKKSRTR, encoded by the coding sequence ATGTCCGCTCGCATGTACGTTGTTGGAGCACTCCTGGCCCTTCTCGTCCCGACGCTCGCACGTGCGTGGCCGGTGGACCTGGTCGTCCCCCTGGAGCCCGGGAAGGAACGCTTCCACAAGCTCGACACCGTGGACTGGGTCCAGGTGGCGGACGCCTCCGTGGCGGACGCGGAGCTGCTTCCCGGGAGCAATGAACTGTTGCTCACCGGTCAGAAGGCGGGACGGACGCTGCTCCTGCTGTACGCGGGGGGCCGCTTCGCCGTGTGGCGTCTCACGGTGGGCTCACCGCCGCCGGAGGACCCCGCGCCCCGGCTGGCCGCCGCCCGCAAGGCCTGTCCGGACCTGAACGCGACGAGCGGCGCGGAGCGCTCCCTCAGTGCTTCGGTGAAGGACTCCGCGTGCAGGTTGGCGCTGCTGGAGCTGCTGAAGACGGACTCCTTCGTGGCTCGGGAGCTGGAGTTGACCTTCGAGCTCCCCGTCCTCCAGGAGCAGCTCACTTCACTGGGGGAGGGGTTGAAGCCGCTGGGGCTGGAGGCTCGTTACAGCGGTGCGGGCGTGGTGGTGTCGGGCGCGGGCTCGCCGGAGGTGCACCGCAAGGCGTTGTGGGAGTTGTTCCACCGCTCCGTGGGCCGGGTGCCGCTGGACGACCAGATTCAGGAAGTGAAGCCGCCCGAGCCCACCGACGCCGGTGTGCCGGACGCGGTCCCGCCCGCGGTGCAGGCGCCGCGTGAGATTCCGGTGGAGGTGCTGCCGCCGCCGAAGAAGTCACGCACGCGCTGA
- a CDS encoding hemolysin family protein, producing the protein MPTWTLWVACLALSFIRALVAASESALYGVSDLRAQELANTQPGRATRRVLRHKTDREPVATALRLGMVLSGFQAAAIGAFVPPRMLDFSRYGESAWLPVATVAAGALLVGVLATLMEVTMRGLANGSPERWALRLSGFTSLLVTVLYPPMRMAMVVLNLMARTFGRTLRFEPPPPPLEELEKLLAAQAAKNEVDKSAPQLIRSIFELSDKRCRDVMVPRTEVVTVDVTITPDELLRLLAEENHSRIPVYRDDVDHVIGVLHARDIIPLLQHPELIVLQDIIRPAHFVPWMKPIGDLLRDMQKQKIHMAIVVDEYGGFMGVVTLEDILREIVGDIGDEFEVEEKQVEKLADGSFLVDAALEVDAFTQTFGFPLPEGDFDTLGGFLSSMAGHLPDVGERFAYSGWQFVVASKEGPRIDRVRMSRVKSGLTKDGKAAESRDGLGREHGREEQASAKS; encoded by the coding sequence ATGCCTACCTGGACCCTCTGGGTCGCCTGCCTGGCGCTGAGTTTCATCAGGGCCCTTGTCGCCGCTTCGGAGTCCGCGCTCTACGGCGTGTCCGACTTGCGAGCACAGGAACTGGCGAACACGCAGCCGGGCCGGGCGACTCGCCGGGTCCTCCGCCACAAGACGGACCGCGAGCCCGTGGCCACGGCGCTGCGCCTGGGCATGGTGCTCAGCGGCTTCCAGGCCGCGGCCATTGGCGCCTTCGTCCCGCCGCGCATGCTGGACTTCAGCCGCTACGGCGAATCCGCGTGGCTGCCGGTGGCCACCGTCGCCGCGGGCGCGCTGCTGGTGGGCGTGCTGGCCACGCTCATGGAAGTCACCATGCGCGGGCTGGCCAACGGCAGCCCGGAGCGCTGGGCCCTGCGGCTGTCGGGCTTCACCTCGCTGCTGGTGACGGTGCTCTACCCGCCCATGCGCATGGCCATGGTGGTGCTCAACCTGATGGCGCGCACCTTCGGCCGGACGCTGCGCTTCGAGCCGCCGCCCCCTCCGCTGGAGGAGTTGGAGAAGCTGCTGGCCGCCCAGGCCGCGAAGAACGAGGTCGACAAGAGCGCCCCGCAGCTCATCCGCTCCATCTTCGAGCTGTCCGACAAGCGCTGCCGCGACGTCATGGTGCCGCGCACGGAAGTGGTGACGGTGGACGTCACCATCACCCCGGACGAGCTGCTGCGCCTGCTGGCGGAGGAGAACCACTCCCGCATCCCCGTGTACCGGGACGACGTGGACCACGTCATCGGCGTGTTGCACGCGCGCGACATCATCCCCCTGCTCCAGCACCCCGAGCTCATCGTCCTGCAGGACATCATCCGCCCGGCGCACTTCGTACCGTGGATGAAGCCCATTGGCGACCTGCTCCGGGACATGCAGAAGCAGAAGATCCACATGGCCATCGTCGTCGACGAGTACGGCGGCTTCATGGGTGTGGTGACGCTGGAGGACATCCTCCGCGAAATCGTCGGCGACATCGGCGACGAGTTCGAGGTGGAGGAGAAGCAGGTGGAGAAGCTGGCGGACGGCAGCTTCCTGGTGGACGCCGCGCTGGAGGTGGACGCCTTCACGCAGACGTTCGGCTTCCCCCTGCCCGAAGGCGACTTCGACACGCTGGGCGGCTTCCTCTCCTCCATGGCGGGCCACCTGCCCGACGTGGGCGAGCGCTTCGCCTACAGCGGCTGGCAGTTCGTCGTGGCGTCCAAGGAAGGCCCCCGCATCGACCGCGTGCGGATGTCGCGCGTGAAGTCTGGCCTCACCAAGGACGGCAAGGCCGCGGAGTCCCGCGACGGGCTGGGGCGCGAGCACGGCCGCGAGGAACAGGCCTCCGCGAAGAGCTGA